The following proteins are co-located in the Spinactinospora alkalitolerans genome:
- a CDS encoding DUF427 domain-containing protein, with the protein MIRAVWNDTVLAEAEHTATVEGNHYFPPDSLNRGCFTDSPTRTLCPWKGVARYYSLTVDGQTHPDAAWYYPRPTFLARRIKGHVAFWPGVRIEETERAEAPEPGRRKSLREGGA; encoded by the coding sequence ATGATCCGCGCCGTGTGGAACGACACCGTACTGGCCGAGGCCGAGCACACCGCCACGGTCGAGGGGAACCACTACTTCCCGCCCGACTCCCTCAACCGGGGGTGTTTCACCGACTCCCCGACGCGCACGCTGTGCCCGTGGAAGGGCGTCGCCCGCTACTACAGCCTCACGGTGGACGGGCAGACCCACCCCGACGCCGCCTGGTACTACCCCAGGCCGACCTTCCTCGCCCGGAGGATCAAGGGCCACGTCGCGTTCTGGCCCGGAGTCAGGATCGAAGAGACCGAGCGGGCGGAGGCGCCGGAGCCCGGCCGCCGCAAGTCCCTGCGGGAGGGAGGAGCGTGA
- a CDS encoding class I SAM-dependent methyltransferase, protein MPSENEWRRFLAEFHGSRTAVTERLLRRADASPYTWLAEPLRRTPGVVLDLACGSAPTRGEFGARGEPSAPRWAGVDSSAAELACAAAGGRRPLVLGDAAALPFADATVAAVCAAMCLQVVTPLDAVLDEVKRVLRPGAVIASLTPAGLGWSPSGMLDWARVLGSVGTLRLPWPNPEACDGAAGVLRSHGFTVLSDERRVFRLGMETSADASLLLESLYLPGVDDERLRSARRSLAASWVRPGRRLPLPLRRVVARAA, encoded by the coding sequence GTGCCGAGCGAGAACGAATGGCGGCGTTTCCTGGCGGAGTTCCACGGTTCGCGAACCGCCGTGACCGAACGCCTGCTCCGCCGCGCCGACGCGTCCCCCTACACGTGGCTCGCGGAGCCGCTCCGTCGTACTCCCGGCGTGGTCCTCGATCTGGCCTGCGGGTCGGCCCCCACCCGCGGCGAATTCGGCGCGCGGGGCGAGCCGTCCGCGCCCCGCTGGGCGGGGGTGGACTCCTCCGCGGCGGAGCTCGCGTGCGCCGCCGCCGGCGGGCGGCGGCCCCTCGTCCTCGGCGACGCGGCCGCGCTGCCCTTCGCCGACGCGACGGTGGCTGCGGTGTGCGCCGCGATGTGCCTGCAGGTCGTGACCCCGCTCGATGCCGTGCTGGACGAGGTGAAACGGGTTCTGCGGCCCGGTGCGGTGATCGCGTCGCTGACACCGGCCGGCCTGGGATGGTCCCCCTCCGGGATGCTCGACTGGGCGCGCGTGCTGGGCTCCGTGGGCACCCTCCGGCTGCCGTGGCCCAACCCGGAGGCCTGCGACGGTGCGGCGGGGGTACTGCGGTCGCACGGCTTCACGGTCCTCTCGGACGAGCGGCGCGTCTTCCGGCTGGGTATGGAGACCTCCGCGGACGCATCGCTGCTGTTGGAGAGCCTCTACCTGCCGGGCGTCGACGACGAGCGCCTCCGATCGGCCCGGCGCTCCCTCGCCGCCTCCTGGGTGCGTCCGGGGCGTCGCCTCCCGCTCCCGCTCAGGCGCGTCGTCGCCCGCGCCGCATGA